A portion of the Streptomyces coeruleoprunus genome contains these proteins:
- a CDS encoding glycosyltransferase family 9 protein: MAGSPVAPLADPSVRRVAYVRARVGLGDLLCTVPALRALRAARPDVRLTFVTWPETAPVVGRFRAYVDELLPFPGYPGIPERTPRPDLFDAFLAAAAARRFDLALQAYGDRPAANEVTALVPARRTGGFAARGFTGSGALHLPYPDRVHEIHRHLRLVEHLGVPPGADDTPEFPVRVADLTAYAALGRAHGLREGRYAVLHPGATCASRRWPPERFAAVADALAERAGLRIVVTGVRGEEAVTAALARHARTPVVDLTGRTTLGAFACLLRGAALLVANDTGAAHLAAATGTPSVTVFLSGDPVRWAHRGRRHRALSAGVACSPCPHLTCPIDFRCAHALAPGTVVAAALALLG, from the coding sequence GTGGCCGGTTCTCCCGTCGCCCCTCTCGCCGATCCCTCGGTACGCCGAGTGGCGTACGTGCGCGCCCGCGTCGGACTCGGCGACCTGCTCTGCACGGTCCCCGCGCTGCGCGCCCTGCGGGCCGCCCGCCCCGACGTGCGGCTGACGTTCGTCACCTGGCCCGAGACGGCGCCGGTCGTCGGGCGCTTCCGGGCGTACGTCGACGAGTTGCTGCCGTTCCCCGGCTACCCGGGCATCCCGGAGCGCACGCCGCGGCCCGACCTGTTCGACGCCTTCCTGGCGGCGGCCGCCGCGCGCCGCTTCGACCTGGCGCTCCAGGCGTACGGGGACCGCCCGGCGGCCAACGAGGTGACGGCGTTGGTCCCGGCGCGGCGCACCGGCGGGTTCGCGGCCCGTGGCTTCACGGGTTCGGGCGCGCTCCACCTGCCGTACCCGGACCGCGTCCACGAGATCCACCGGCACCTGCGGCTGGTGGAGCACCTCGGCGTGCCGCCCGGCGCGGACGACACGCCGGAGTTCCCCGTACGGGTCGCGGACCTGACCGCGTACGCGGCTCTCGGCCGGGCCCACGGCCTGCGCGAGGGGCGCTACGCCGTGCTCCACCCGGGTGCGACGTGCGCCAGCCGCCGGTGGCCGCCGGAGCGGTTCGCCGCCGTCGCGGACGCGCTGGCGGAGCGGGCGGGCCTGCGGATCGTGGTCACCGGCGTGCGCGGTGAGGAGGCGGTGACGGCGGCCCTCGCGCGCCACGCCCGGACGCCGGTGGTGGACCTGACCGGGCGGACGACGCTCGGCGCGTTCGCGTGCCTGCTCCGAGGCGCGGCGCTCCTGGTGGCCAACGACACCGGGGCGGCGCACCTCGCGGCCGCGACCGGAACCCCGAGCGTCACCGTCTTCCTGTCCGGCGACCCCGTGCGGTGGGCCCACCGGGGCCGTCGCCACCGTGCCCTGAGCGCCGGGGTCGCGTGCAGCCCGTGCCCGCACCTGACGTGCCCGATCGACTTCCGCTGCGCTCATGCGCTGGCTCCCGGGACCGTCGTGGCGGCGGCCCTCGCGCTGCTCGGCTGA
- a CDS encoding Rieske (2Fe-2S) protein has protein sequence MDPLAKRHHATVAVRRLLPSAEGPGRVLRGVDRLERWPGADRLIDSVRAAVKAAPLGPGRDVLHGRWLGHPLHPVMVQLPLGMWLSAALLDMLSGDRRSAQVLVGAGLATAGPAALAGWTDWAALPKEQQRVGLVHAATNITAVALYTASYAARRRGLAGPGKALGLAGLSAVGVGGALGGHLAYRQAAGANHAEHVHHLLEPEWHTVGDVAGLPVGRAVRRHVGEVAVMVVREPGGTVHVLADRCSHMAGPLSEGELIDGCVRCPWHGSVFRLADGWNVHGPATAPQPAFDTRIVDGRLQVRLRLLGAADDGDEEEGGRP, from the coding sequence ATGGACCCGTTGGCGAAGCGTCATCACGCGACTGTGGCGGTGCGGCGGCTCCTGCCGTCGGCGGAGGGGCCCGGCCGGGTCCTGCGCGGTGTGGACCGGCTGGAGCGGTGGCCGGGCGCCGACCGGCTGATCGACTCCGTGCGGGCGGCGGTCAAGGCGGCTCCGCTCGGCCCCGGGCGGGATGTGCTGCACGGGCGCTGGCTCGGGCATCCGCTGCACCCGGTGATGGTGCAGCTGCCCCTCGGCATGTGGCTGTCCGCGGCCCTGCTCGACATGCTGTCCGGCGACCGCCGGAGCGCCCAGGTGCTCGTCGGCGCCGGACTGGCCACGGCGGGACCCGCGGCCCTGGCCGGCTGGACCGACTGGGCCGCCCTGCCCAAGGAACAGCAGCGCGTCGGCCTCGTGCACGCGGCCACCAACATCACCGCGGTCGCCCTCTACACGGCCTCCTACGCCGCGAGGCGCCGGGGGCTCGCGGGGCCCGGCAAGGCGCTGGGCCTGGCCGGACTGTCGGCCGTCGGCGTGGGCGGCGCGCTGGGCGGCCACCTCGCCTACCGTCAGGCGGCCGGCGCCAACCACGCCGAGCACGTCCACCATCTGCTGGAGCCTGAGTGGCACACGGTGGGCGACGTGGCCGGTCTTCCCGTGGGACGGGCGGTGCGGCGCCATGTCGGCGAGGTCGCGGTCATGGTCGTCCGCGAGCCCGGAGGCACCGTCCACGTCCTGGCCGACCGGTGCAGTCACATGGCGGGGCCGCTCTCGGAAGGCGAACTCATCGACGGCTGCGTGCGCTGTCCCTGGCACGGCAGCGTGTTCCGGCTGGCCGACGGCTGGAACGTACACGGCCCCGCGACCGCGCCCCAGCCCGCCTTCGACACCCGGATCGTCGACGGCCGGCTGCAGGTACGCCTGCGGCTCCTGGGCGCTGCCGACGACGGGGACGAGGAGGAGGGAGGACGGCCGTAG
- a CDS encoding bifunctional GNAT family N-acetyltransferase/ATP-binding protein has translation MNWLIHDYRESDLAAVVHLIDTTAELGQESVFSLAECIGALTSRQPAVVAVHQGVPIGAALACVSGERAWVMRIAISSGWRGRGLASALLMELERRLVAARVGRIAYVLPEEELLGEGLLNAGYTRRPAVAYFEKAEPAHGPSAGLLEDLGGRFLPGDLWAKVSGMETEKDLIERRVVLPLAEPERAARHGVRPPRAIALFGPPGTGKTTFARGIASRLGWPFVELLPSRLADEGNLAAALRSAFARIAELERVLVFIDEVEEIAPVRTEPARPGGVHGVTNELLKLIPGFRERDERLLVCATNSVRSLDPAFLRTGRFDYVIPIGTPDEAARAAIWSRYTEGRADIDIPALVAASELFTPADIEHAVRVAAQVSFERDLETLGTGAASTGPFGASTEDYLAAIAQCRSTVSPAMIDEFRSDITTHARF, from the coding sequence GTGAACTGGCTGATCCACGACTACCGAGAGAGCGATCTCGCAGCGGTGGTGCACCTGATCGACACCACGGCGGAACTCGGGCAGGAATCGGTCTTCTCCCTCGCCGAGTGCATCGGCGCGCTGACCTCCCGCCAGCCCGCCGTCGTCGCCGTCCACCAGGGCGTTCCCATCGGGGCCGCACTCGCCTGCGTGTCGGGGGAGCGGGCCTGGGTGATGCGGATCGCCATCTCCTCCGGCTGGCGCGGCAGGGGACTCGCCAGTGCCCTGCTGATGGAGCTGGAGCGGCGGCTCGTCGCCGCCCGCGTCGGCCGCATCGCCTACGTCCTGCCGGAGGAGGAACTCCTTGGGGAGGGCCTCCTCAACGCCGGGTACACCCGTCGGCCCGCCGTCGCCTACTTCGAGAAGGCGGAACCGGCGCACGGTCCGTCCGCCGGTCTGCTGGAGGACCTCGGCGGCCGGTTCCTGCCGGGCGACCTGTGGGCCAAGGTGTCCGGGATGGAGACCGAGAAGGACCTCATCGAGCGGCGCGTCGTACTGCCCCTCGCCGAACCCGAGCGGGCCGCACGGCACGGCGTACGCCCGCCCCGCGCCATCGCCCTCTTCGGCCCTCCCGGAACCGGCAAGACGACCTTCGCCCGCGGCATCGCCTCCAGGCTCGGCTGGCCCTTCGTCGAACTGCTGCCCTCCCGCCTCGCCGACGAGGGGAACCTCGCCGCCGCCCTGCGCAGCGCCTTCGCCCGTATCGCCGAACTGGAACGCGTGCTCGTCTTCATCGACGAGGTCGAGGAGATCGCCCCGGTACGCACCGAACCCGCCCGGCCCGGCGGTGTCCACGGCGTGACCAACGAACTGCTGAAGCTGATCCCCGGCTTCCGCGAGCGCGACGAACGCCTGCTGGTGTGCGCCACCAACTCCGTACGCTCCCTGGACCCGGCGTTCCTCCGGACCGGCCGGTTCGACTACGTGATCCCCATCGGCACCCCGGACGAGGCCGCCCGGGCCGCCATCTGGTCCCGCTACACCGAGGGCCGCGCGGACATCGACATCCCCGCGCTGGTCGCGGCGAGCGAACTCTTCACCCCGGCCGACATCGAGCACGCCGTCCGCGTCGCCGCGCAGGTGTCCTTCGAACGGGACCTGGAGACCCTCGGCACCGGCGCGGCCTCCACCGGCCCCTTCGGCGCGAGCACCGAGGACTACCTCGCCGCGATCGCCCAGTGCCGCTCCACGGTCAGCCCGGCGATGATCGACGAGTTCCGCTCGGACATCACCACGCACGCGCGCTTCTGA
- a CDS encoding alpha/beta hydrolase — protein sequence METVSAYHDGVLGRMRSRAVGRPAPGVPEVVLVQGMGVADYLLPGLAAFARWTRAHLVELPGFGGSGEPPHELDVPEFGRCVADWLTAQDVGRVVLVGHSSGTQVAARAAVGHPAVAAVVLASPTVDPVARGRLRLLVRWRLDGRREPPGLSESHRPEWKRAGLRRLLHTARAHLADDLEDAVARLRVPLLVIHGRDDLIGTTRWARHLSGLVADGTCVEVPGAHTFPWLDPEAWSEPVRQLAVRVAEKDG from the coding sequence GTGGAGACCGTGAGCGCCTACCACGACGGCGTGCTCGGCCGCATGCGCAGCCGGGCCGTGGGGCGGCCCGCGCCGGGGGTGCCCGAGGTCGTCCTCGTACAGGGCATGGGCGTCGCCGACTACCTCCTGCCCGGGCTCGCGGCCTTCGCCCGGTGGACACGGGCCCACCTGGTGGAGCTGCCGGGGTTCGGCGGCAGCGGCGAACCGCCGCACGAGCTGGACGTCCCGGAGTTCGGGCGCTGCGTCGCCGACTGGCTCACCGCACAGGACGTGGGCCGCGTGGTCCTGGTGGGCCACTCCAGCGGCACACAGGTCGCCGCTCGCGCCGCGGTCGGGCACCCCGCGGTCGCGGCCGTGGTGCTGGCGAGCCCGACCGTCGACCCGGTCGCCAGGGGGCGGTTGCGGCTGCTGGTCCGCTGGCGTCTGGACGGGCGCCGGGAGCCGCCGGGCCTCAGCGAGTCGCACCGCCCGGAGTGGAAGCGGGCGGGCCTGCGACGGCTGCTGCACACGGCACGCGCGCACCTGGCCGACGACCTGGAGGACGCGGTCGCCCGGCTGCGCGTGCCCCTGCTGGTCATCCACGGCAGGGACGACCTGATCGGCACCACCCGGTGGGCCCGGCACCTGTCCGGGCTGGTGGCCGACGGCACCTGCGTGGAGGTGCCGGGCGCGCACACCTTCCCCTGGCTCGACCCGGAGGCGTGGTCCGAGCCCGTACGCCAACTGGCGGTGCGGGTCGCCGAGAAGGACGGCTGA
- a CDS encoding glycosyltransferase family 4 protein produces the protein MPEPVRVGLLVDSDAFGGAEVYVRQLLRRLPAHFRRRLVVAEPVAPHFRDLHALCEDVTVVPLLRGRDPGHATASLLAGHAVDVWHVNLVDPGSNRAALAAASALAPTVATLHMPGHAHDATVALRALYGGLTTVIAVSREIAETVRERFGVPGDRVVRVRNGVDVPPRAAPPVRASGGTPCRIGAVGRLTEQKGFDVLVGAVARLVAEGHPITVEVAGDGRDRAALERAAAGLPVRFHGFVADVPAFLRGLDVFCLPSRREALSLALLEAMAHALPCVTTPVGDVTEVLGDTVVTVPVDDPAALARALGGLVADPERARRLGLRARRLAVGGLDAAGMVAATADVLAAAAASAQPSSARAAATTVPGASA, from the coding sequence ATGCCGGAGCCCGTCCGTGTCGGCCTCCTCGTGGACAGCGACGCGTTCGGCGGCGCCGAGGTGTACGTGCGGCAGCTGCTGCGGCGCCTCCCGGCGCACTTCCGCCGCCGCCTCGTGGTCGCCGAGCCCGTCGCCCCGCACTTCCGTGACCTGCACGCCTTGTGCGAGGACGTCACCGTGGTGCCGCTCCTGCGGGGCCGGGACCCGGGGCACGCGACGGCGTCGCTGCTCGCGGGGCACGCCGTGGACGTCTGGCACGTCAACCTGGTCGACCCCGGCAGCAACCGGGCCGCCCTGGCCGCCGCGAGCGCCCTGGCCCCGACGGTCGCGACGCTCCACATGCCCGGTCACGCGCACGACGCGACCGTCGCGCTGCGCGCGCTGTACGGCGGGCTGACCACCGTGATCGCGGTCTCCCGCGAGATCGCGGAGACGGTGCGGGAACGCTTCGGCGTGCCCGGCGACCGGGTCGTCCGGGTCCGCAACGGCGTGGACGTTCCGCCGCGCGCCGCGCCGCCGGTCCGCGCGTCGGGCGGCACGCCCTGCCGTATCGGGGCCGTGGGGCGGCTGACCGAGCAGAAGGGCTTCGACGTGCTCGTCGGGGCCGTCGCCCGTCTGGTGGCGGAGGGACACCCGATCACGGTCGAGGTGGCCGGCGATGGCCGCGACCGGGCGGCGCTGGAGCGTGCGGCGGCCGGCCTGCCGGTGCGGTTCCACGGGTTCGTCGCGGACGTGCCGGCCTTCCTGCGCGGACTCGACGTCTTCTGCCTGCCGTCCCGCCGGGAGGCGCTCTCGCTCGCCCTGCTGGAGGCGATGGCGCACGCGCTGCCGTGCGTGACGACACCCGTCGGGGACGTCACCGAAGTGCTGGGCGACACGGTGGTGACCGTCCCCGTGGACGATCCGGCCGCGCTCGCCCGCGCCTTGGGCGGCCTGGTGGCGGACCCGGAACGCGCCCGGCGGCTCGGCCTGCGCGCCAGGCGCCTCGCGGTGGGCGGCCTCGACGCGGCCGGCATGGTGGCGGCGACGGCCGACGTGCTGGCCGCGGCCGCGGCTTCGGCTCAGCCGAGCAGCGCGAGGGCCGCCGCCACGACGGTCCCGGGAGCCAGCGCATGA